A single region of the Ictalurus punctatus breed USDA103 chromosome 26, Coco_2.0, whole genome shotgun sequence genome encodes:
- the LOC108259000 gene encoding uncharacterized protein LOC108259000 isoform X1: MERITAERTDEEVGRETEEETEAEKRKEDDLSGVACQKAWVPTIYFNVSKEIHYYAGHEIRIYESLDSYGAVIWPAGLALCEYLDSNRRTINLQDKAVLELGAGTGLVSIVASLLGAWVTASDLPDVLGNLRFNLRRTTRGHCRYTPQVAALSWGYDLEETFPRNVYRYDYVLAADVVYHHDFLDELLATMRHFCQPGTTLIWANKIRFASDLVFTENFTKTFNTTILADLGEIKIYSATTKDAEVETHFPVLLLEDAVKQEKESEECDSGEISKKQGQYANVDELEELDRDTKQRNVNGTGVKYKEAGSHDSERNDRLVFQRSCTPGTDDKLVKDIYDFFGYKICIEIPTGEITCPAAVALCKFLETPAGQEQIVLLDRTVLELCADTGLLSTVATLLGARVTATDHPESLENLRSNLHKNTRGRQRHEPQVIALTCDFERNFPHSKCQYDYVLAAEARYHHDCFADRLVTMRHFCQPGTNLIWAIKVCCPSDRVFIEDFNKAFHTTMLAELDGVRIYLATHRATDNKDDLTKTMSREEETEERQTAWDYTEEESSAREETQNCKDRQVDINKNEVVIHQQKAEDEQEEYTGENDREYGRSGKWEESQVHSESESSSTDESQEQLSCQRIWESKLSYLPGKEIHYFMGHKIIIEESFDSYGAMIWPAAIALCKFLETPDGRQQMNLLDKTVLEIGAGTGLLSIVITLLGAKLTATDLPEILSNLRYNLNRNTRWLRRHEPEVKELSWGYELEKTFPRSLHHYDYVLAADVVYHHTFLDELLATMHHFCQRGTTLIWANKIRYPSDLTFLENFENTFHTTLLAELEEIRIYSATYKSS, from the exons GGACTCGCACTTTGTGAGTATCTGGATTCTAATCGAAGAACGATTAATCTGCAAGACAAAGCAGTCTTGGAGCTTGGAGCAGGAACTGGCTTGGTATCCATTGTGGCCAGCCTATTGG GTGCTTGGGTAACTGCTAGTGACCTTCCTGACGTCCTGGGAAACCTGCGATTTAACTTGCGCAGAACCACACGGGGGCACTGCAGATATACACCACAGGTGGCAGCGCTGTCATGGGGTTACGACCTGGAAGAAACCTTTCCTCGGAATGTTTATCGATATGACTACGTTTTGGCCGCAGATGTGGTCTATCATCATGACTTCTTAGATGAGCTGTTAGCAACCATGCGCCATTTCTGCCAACCAGGCACAACCCTGATCTGGGCCAATAAGATCCGCTTTGCGTCTGATCTGGTGTTTACGGAGAACTTTACGAAGACTTTTAACACCACGATACTTGCAGATCTGGGTGAGATAAAAATTTACTCTGCAACCACGAAAGATGCTGAGGTAGAAACTCATTTTCCAGTGCTGCTGTTAGAGGATGCGGTGAAGCAGGAAAAGGAGTCGGAAGAGTGCGACTCTGGAGAGATCAGCAAGAAGCAAGGTCAATATGCTAACGTGGATGAACTGGAGGAATTAGACAGAGATACAAAGCAAAGGAATGTCAATGGAACAGGAGTCAAGTACAAAGAAG CAGGATCACATGACTCCGAGAGGAATGACCGACTGGTCTTCCAGAGATCCTGTACACCCGGCACAGACGATAAACTAGTAAAAGATATTTACGACTTTTTTGGCTACAAAATCTGCATTGAAATACCCACCGGTGAGATCACGTGTCCGGCG GCGGTGGCTTTATGCAAATTCCTAGAAACACCAGCAGGTCAAGAGCAGATCGTTCTCCTCGACCGAACTGTACTAGAGCTGTGTGCAGACACTGGATTGCTGTCAACAGTAGCTACATTGTTGG GTGCCAGAGTAACAGCTACGGACCACCCGGAGAGCTTGGAGAATCTAAGAAGTAACTTGCATAAGAATACGAGAGGTCGTCAAAGGCACGAACCACAAGTGATAGCGCTAACCTGTGACTTCGAGCGAAACTTCCCTCATTCCAAGTGTCAGTATGATTACGTGCTGGCAGCTGAGGCGCGCTACCACCACGACTGCTTCGCTGACCGATTGGTTACCATGAGACATTTCTGCCAACCGGGCACAAATCTGATCTGGGCCATTAAAGTGTGTTGCCCATCTGACCGGGTCTTCATTGAGGACTTCAATAAAGCTTTCCATACCACCATGCTAGCAGAGCTGGATGGGGTGAGGATTTACTTAGCAACTCACAGAGCTACAGACAACAAAGATGATCTGACGAAGACAATGAGCAGAGAAGAAGAGACGGAAGAGCGTCAGACGGCATGGGACTATACCGAGGAAGAGAGTTCAGCACGAGAAGAGACACAAAACTgcaaagacagacaggtagatatcAACAAAAATGAGGTTGTTATACATCAACAGAAAGCGGAGGATGAGCAAGAAGAATATACTGGAGAAAATGACCGGGAGTATGGAAGATCTGGGAAATGGGAAGAGTCGCAGGTTCACAGTGAATCCGAATCATCCTCTACAG ACGAATCACAGGAACAGTTATCTTGTCAGAGGATTTGGGAATCCAAGCTTTCCTACTTACCTGGTAAAGAGATTCACTACTTCATGGGACACAAAATCATCATAGAGGAGTCATTCGATTCTTACGGTGCCATGATTTGGCCTGCG GCGATTGCGCTCTGTAAATTCCTGGAAACACCAGATGGGAGGCAGCAAATGAATCTGCTTGATAAAACAGTTCTGGAGATTGGAGCAGGGACCGGGCTACTCTCAATTGTCATAACTTTGCTCG GTGCCAAATTAACAGCCACTGATCTGCCAGAAATCTTGAGTAATCTGAGGTATAACCTCAATCGGAATACCAGGTGGCTGCGCAGACATGAACCCGAAGTGAAAGAATTGTCCTGGGGTTACGAGTTAGAGAAAACCTTCCCTCGCTCCTTACACCACTATGACTATGTGTTGGCAGCTGATGTGGTTTACCATCATACCTTCCTAGATGAGCTTCTAGCCACCATGCATCATTTCTGTCAACGTGGCACAACTCTCATCTGGGCCAATAAGATACGATACCCATCTGACCTGACTTTCTTAGAAAACTTCGAGAACACTTTCCATACCACACTACTAGCAGAGCTGGAAGAAATAAGGATTTATAGTGCCACGTATAAGTCTTcgtaa
- the LOC108259000 gene encoding uncharacterized protein LOC108259000 isoform X2, with product MERITAERTDEEVGRETEEETEAEKRKEDDLSGVACQKAWVPTIYFNVSKEIHYYAGHEIRIYESLDSYGAVIWPAGLALCEYLDSNRRTINLQDKAVLELGAGTGLVSIVASLLGAWVTASDLPDVLGNLRFNLRRTTRGHCRYTPQVAALSWGYDLEETFPRNVYRYDYVLAADVVYHHDFLDELLATMRHFCQPGTTLIWANKIRFASDLVFTENFTKTFNTTILADLGEIKIYSATTKDAEVETHFPVLLLEDAVKQEKESEECDSGEISKKQGQYANVDELEELDRDTKQRNVNGTGVKYKEGSHDSERNDRLVFQRSCTPGTDDKLVKDIYDFFGYKICIEIPTGEITCPAAVALCKFLETPAGQEQIVLLDRTVLELCADTGLLSTVATLLGARVTATDHPESLENLRSNLHKNTRGRQRHEPQVIALTCDFERNFPHSKCQYDYVLAAEARYHHDCFADRLVTMRHFCQPGTNLIWAIKVCCPSDRVFIEDFNKAFHTTMLAELDGVRIYLATHRATDNKDDLTKTMSREEETEERQTAWDYTEEESSAREETQNCKDRQVDINKNEVVIHQQKAEDEQEEYTGENDREYGRSGKWEESQVHSESESSSTDESQEQLSCQRIWESKLSYLPGKEIHYFMGHKIIIEESFDSYGAMIWPAAIALCKFLETPDGRQQMNLLDKTVLEIGAGTGLLSIVITLLGAKLTATDLPEILSNLRYNLNRNTRWLRRHEPEVKELSWGYELEKTFPRSLHHYDYVLAADVVYHHTFLDELLATMHHFCQRGTTLIWANKIRYPSDLTFLENFENTFHTTLLAELEEIRIYSATYKSS from the exons GGACTCGCACTTTGTGAGTATCTGGATTCTAATCGAAGAACGATTAATCTGCAAGACAAAGCAGTCTTGGAGCTTGGAGCAGGAACTGGCTTGGTATCCATTGTGGCCAGCCTATTGG GTGCTTGGGTAACTGCTAGTGACCTTCCTGACGTCCTGGGAAACCTGCGATTTAACTTGCGCAGAACCACACGGGGGCACTGCAGATATACACCACAGGTGGCAGCGCTGTCATGGGGTTACGACCTGGAAGAAACCTTTCCTCGGAATGTTTATCGATATGACTACGTTTTGGCCGCAGATGTGGTCTATCATCATGACTTCTTAGATGAGCTGTTAGCAACCATGCGCCATTTCTGCCAACCAGGCACAACCCTGATCTGGGCCAATAAGATCCGCTTTGCGTCTGATCTGGTGTTTACGGAGAACTTTACGAAGACTTTTAACACCACGATACTTGCAGATCTGGGTGAGATAAAAATTTACTCTGCAACCACGAAAGATGCTGAGGTAGAAACTCATTTTCCAGTGCTGCTGTTAGAGGATGCGGTGAAGCAGGAAAAGGAGTCGGAAGAGTGCGACTCTGGAGAGATCAGCAAGAAGCAAGGTCAATATGCTAACGTGGATGAACTGGAGGAATTAGACAGAGATACAAAGCAAAGGAATGTCAATGGAACAGGAGTCAAGTACAAAGAAG GATCACATGACTCCGAGAGGAATGACCGACTGGTCTTCCAGAGATCCTGTACACCCGGCACAGACGATAAACTAGTAAAAGATATTTACGACTTTTTTGGCTACAAAATCTGCATTGAAATACCCACCGGTGAGATCACGTGTCCGGCG GCGGTGGCTTTATGCAAATTCCTAGAAACACCAGCAGGTCAAGAGCAGATCGTTCTCCTCGACCGAACTGTACTAGAGCTGTGTGCAGACACTGGATTGCTGTCAACAGTAGCTACATTGTTGG GTGCCAGAGTAACAGCTACGGACCACCCGGAGAGCTTGGAGAATCTAAGAAGTAACTTGCATAAGAATACGAGAGGTCGTCAAAGGCACGAACCACAAGTGATAGCGCTAACCTGTGACTTCGAGCGAAACTTCCCTCATTCCAAGTGTCAGTATGATTACGTGCTGGCAGCTGAGGCGCGCTACCACCACGACTGCTTCGCTGACCGATTGGTTACCATGAGACATTTCTGCCAACCGGGCACAAATCTGATCTGGGCCATTAAAGTGTGTTGCCCATCTGACCGGGTCTTCATTGAGGACTTCAATAAAGCTTTCCATACCACCATGCTAGCAGAGCTGGATGGGGTGAGGATTTACTTAGCAACTCACAGAGCTACAGACAACAAAGATGATCTGACGAAGACAATGAGCAGAGAAGAAGAGACGGAAGAGCGTCAGACGGCATGGGACTATACCGAGGAAGAGAGTTCAGCACGAGAAGAGACACAAAACTgcaaagacagacaggtagatatcAACAAAAATGAGGTTGTTATACATCAACAGAAAGCGGAGGATGAGCAAGAAGAATATACTGGAGAAAATGACCGGGAGTATGGAAGATCTGGGAAATGGGAAGAGTCGCAGGTTCACAGTGAATCCGAATCATCCTCTACAG ACGAATCACAGGAACAGTTATCTTGTCAGAGGATTTGGGAATCCAAGCTTTCCTACTTACCTGGTAAAGAGATTCACTACTTCATGGGACACAAAATCATCATAGAGGAGTCATTCGATTCTTACGGTGCCATGATTTGGCCTGCG GCGATTGCGCTCTGTAAATTCCTGGAAACACCAGATGGGAGGCAGCAAATGAATCTGCTTGATAAAACAGTTCTGGAGATTGGAGCAGGGACCGGGCTACTCTCAATTGTCATAACTTTGCTCG GTGCCAAATTAACAGCCACTGATCTGCCAGAAATCTTGAGTAATCTGAGGTATAACCTCAATCGGAATACCAGGTGGCTGCGCAGACATGAACCCGAAGTGAAAGAATTGTCCTGGGGTTACGAGTTAGAGAAAACCTTCCCTCGCTCCTTACACCACTATGACTATGTGTTGGCAGCTGATGTGGTTTACCATCATACCTTCCTAGATGAGCTTCTAGCCACCATGCATCATTTCTGTCAACGTGGCACAACTCTCATCTGGGCCAATAAGATACGATACCCATCTGACCTGACTTTCTTAGAAAACTTCGAGAACACTTTCCATACCACACTACTAGCAGAGCTGGAAGAAATAAGGATTTATAGTGCCACGTATAAGTCTTcgtaa